A single genomic interval of Lathyrus oleraceus cultivar Zhongwan6 chromosome 7, CAAS_Psat_ZW6_1.0, whole genome shotgun sequence harbors:
- the LOC127102213 gene encoding uncharacterized protein LOC127102213, translating into MLGSGQLFTENCMKGIEEEVIKSNSHTVMQFDRERFCFLVQETVRHSDGRPTTHYNVDLQNLTCECGRFQTFHVPWSHVIAACSSIRQDYFVHIADVFKVVNVFKVYEESFLGIPTETSWPQYKGDTLCHNDRMRRNKKGRPNSCRIRTEMDNVEKEKKRCGICREIGHMRRKCLTRSGPST; encoded by the coding sequence ATGTTGGGTTCTGGCCAACTGTTCACTGAAAACTGCATGAAGGGAATTGAGGAGGAAGTAATCAAATCAAATAGCCACACGGTTATGCAATTTGATCGTGAGAGGTTTTGCTTCCTGGTCCAGGAAACTGTTCGTCATAGTGACGGCAGACCGACTACCCATTACAACGTCGACCTTCAAAATCTTACGTGTGAGTGTGGAAGATTCCAAACGTTTCATGTCCCTTGGTCACATGTTATTGCAGCGTGTTCAAGCATAAGACAAGACTATTTTGTACATATAGCTGACGTGTTCAAAGTTGTAAACGTATTTAAGGTCTATGAGGAAAGTTTCCTCGGGATCCCGACCGAAACAAGTTGGCCACAATATAAAGGTGACACACTATGCCACAACGACCGCATGCGGAGAAACAAGAAAGGTCGCCCAAACAGTTGTCGgattagaactgaaatggacaacgttgaaaaagaaaaaaagaggtGTGGTATTTGTCGAGAAATAGGACATATGCGCAGAAAATGTCTAACCAGGTCTGGCCCTTCTACTTAG